A single genomic interval of Arthrobacter sp. NicSoilB8 harbors:
- a CDS encoding 4-carboxy-4-hydroxy-2-oxoadipate aldolase/oxaloacetate decarboxylase produces MIHVKTTIDRPDADAVSRLAKFSSATIHEAQGRKGALSSRIKPIDRAMSFCGPAVTVRCAPRDNLMLQVAIHYAQAGDVILAAAGEYEEAGTFGDVLGNAMKAKGLAGLVTDSGVRDTQDLIELGLPVFSGSVSIKGTVKETIGPINHPVVFGDEIIYPGDVLRGDADGVVVVRKDEIEDVIRLSQERDDAERELISLYQAGGTTLDLCNLTEVLKSKGLLVEQA; encoded by the coding sequence GTGATCCACGTAAAAACCACCATCGACCGCCCCGACGCCGACGCCGTGAGCCGCCTGGCGAAGTTCTCGTCGGCCACCATCCATGAGGCCCAGGGCCGCAAGGGCGCCCTCAGCTCGCGGATCAAACCGATCGACCGGGCCATGTCCTTCTGCGGCCCCGCAGTCACCGTCCGGTGCGCCCCCAGGGACAACCTCATGCTGCAGGTGGCCATCCACTACGCGCAGGCCGGGGATGTCATCCTGGCCGCGGCGGGAGAGTACGAGGAAGCCGGAACGTTCGGCGACGTCCTCGGAAACGCGATGAAAGCCAAGGGCCTCGCCGGGCTGGTGACGGACTCGGGCGTCCGCGACACCCAGGACCTCATCGAACTGGGACTGCCGGTCTTCTCCGGCAGCGTCTCTATCAAGGGCACCGTGAAGGAAACCATCGGCCCGATCAACCACCCGGTGGTCTTCGGCGACGAAATCATCTATCCCGGCGACGTCCTCCGCGGCGACGCGGACGGCGTTGTGGTGGTCAGGAAGGACGAGATCGAGGACGTCATCCGCCTCTCGCAGGAACGGGACGACGCCGAGCGCGAACTGATCAGCCTGTACCAGGCCGGCGGAACCACCCTGGACCTATGCAACCTCACCGAGGTCCTGAAGTCCAAGGGGCTGCTGGTCGAACAGGCCTGA
- a CDS encoding aspartate transaminase, with protein MSEFEPATRVSRIKSSASVAAAARVRELKAEGRRILDLTVGEPDFDTPDHIKAAAAEAIRRGETKYTSVTGTPALQQAILQTLKLRTGLHYSPAEITIGGGAKQVIFTAFMASLDAGDEVVVPAPYWVSYPDMVLANEGTPVVVPCGEDAGFKLTPEALAGALNARTKWVILNSPSNPTGAVYSPAELRELADVLAGFPHVYVLTDEIYDQIYFGDGRLSSLAEVAPELKDRILAVNGVSKAYAMTGWRLGYAAGPAPLIAAINKLQSQISSCPSSVSQAAGAAALTGDQGFVRESREIYRSRRDTAVAALNAVDGLSCTTPDGAFYAYVNCAGVIGKATPEGQVIGNDEDFTLYLLEAASVAVIQGSAYGLGPYFRISYATSLDIIEESIAAIDKAVQALN; from the coding sequence ATGTCTGAATTTGAACCTGCAACGCGGGTGTCCCGCATCAAGTCCTCCGCCAGCGTGGCCGCCGCGGCCCGTGTGCGTGAGCTGAAAGCAGAAGGGCGCCGGATCCTGGACCTGACGGTCGGCGAGCCGGACTTCGACACCCCGGACCACATCAAGGCGGCAGCCGCCGAAGCGATCCGCCGGGGCGAGACCAAATACACCTCCGTCACCGGAACCCCGGCCCTGCAGCAGGCAATCCTGCAGACACTCAAGCTTCGCACCGGCCTGCATTACTCACCGGCCGAGATCACCATCGGCGGCGGGGCCAAACAGGTGATCTTCACTGCCTTCATGGCCTCCCTGGACGCCGGCGACGAGGTGGTGGTGCCCGCACCCTACTGGGTCTCCTACCCGGACATGGTCCTCGCGAACGAGGGCACCCCCGTCGTCGTCCCCTGCGGCGAGGACGCGGGATTCAAACTCACGCCGGAGGCCCTCGCCGGGGCCCTCAACGCGCGGACCAAATGGGTCATCCTGAACTCGCCATCGAACCCCACCGGCGCCGTCTACTCCCCGGCTGAACTGCGCGAGCTCGCGGACGTCCTGGCCGGCTTCCCGCACGTCTACGTCCTCACGGACGAGATCTACGACCAGATCTACTTCGGTGACGGCCGGCTCTCGAGCCTGGCGGAAGTGGCCCCCGAGCTGAAAGACCGCATCCTCGCCGTCAACGGCGTGTCCAAGGCCTACGCCATGACCGGTTGGCGGCTGGGCTATGCCGCCGGGCCCGCCCCGCTGATCGCCGCGATCAACAAGCTCCAGTCACAGATCTCCTCGTGCCCGTCCTCGGTCAGCCAGGCCGCCGGCGCCGCCGCCCTCACCGGCGACCAGGGCTTCGTGCGGGAGAGCCGCGAGATCTACCGCAGCAGGCGAGACACGGCGGTGGCCGCACTGAACGCCGTCGACGGACTGTCATGCACGACGCCGGACGGCGCCTTCTACGCCTACGTCAACTGTGCGGGGGTCATCGGGAAGGCCACGCCCGAGGGGCAGGTCATCGGCAACGACGAGGACTTCACCCTCTACCTTCTCGAGGCAGCCTCCGTGGCGGTCATCCAGGGCTCCGCCTACGGGCTGGGCCCCTACTTCCGCATCTCCTATGCGACCAGCCTCGACATCATCGAAGAATCCATCGCCGCCATCGACAAGGCCGTCCAGGCCCTCAACTGA
- a CDS encoding RNA polymerase sigma factor — protein sequence MSSNAARAAVDAVWRIESARIVGALARYTGDFPLAEDLAQEALAEALVSWSVNGIPAEPVGWLLTTGRRRAVDTFRRRAARDEKYALLARDLSEEEPGADSLFDPDAIDDDVLALMFISCHPALSKEARIALTLRVVGGMGTDQIAKAFLVPVPTIQARITRAKKTLAAARVPFAVPEARDVPERLGSVLQVVYLIFTEGSFASGGDTWMRADLAGEARRLARVLTRLAPEPEAFGLLALMELTAARFPARLDTSGRPVLLEDQDRRLWDQAAIRRGRAALAKAVAAGRGLGAYGLQASIAECHALAPSVAETDWQRIVILYEALGRLAPSSVVDLNRAVAVAMASGPAAGLELVDAIAARGELAGSHLLPAVRGELLTRLGRRSEAQSALQQAVALCTNAAERAALERKIDELARQ from the coding sequence GTGAGCAGTAACGCGGCAAGGGCCGCCGTCGATGCCGTGTGGCGCATAGAGTCCGCCCGCATCGTCGGCGCCCTTGCCCGCTACACGGGGGACTTTCCGTTGGCCGAAGACCTGGCACAGGAGGCGCTCGCCGAGGCCCTGGTGTCCTGGTCGGTGAACGGGATTCCCGCGGAACCGGTGGGTTGGCTGCTGACCACGGGCCGGCGCCGCGCGGTGGATACCTTCCGGCGGCGTGCTGCCCGGGACGAAAAGTACGCCCTGCTGGCCCGGGATCTCTCGGAGGAGGAACCGGGCGCGGATTCCCTGTTCGACCCCGACGCGATCGACGACGACGTGCTGGCGCTGATGTTCATCTCCTGCCATCCCGCGCTTTCCAAGGAAGCGCGGATCGCGTTGACGCTGCGGGTGGTGGGCGGCATGGGCACCGACCAGATCGCAAAGGCGTTCCTGGTTCCGGTGCCGACGATCCAGGCACGCATCACCCGGGCCAAGAAGACCCTGGCCGCGGCCCGCGTTCCGTTCGCCGTGCCGGAAGCCCGCGACGTGCCCGAACGGCTTGGCTCCGTGCTCCAAGTCGTGTACCTGATCTTCACGGAGGGTTCTTTCGCGTCCGGCGGCGACACCTGGATGCGCGCGGACCTGGCCGGCGAAGCGCGCCGCCTGGCGCGGGTGCTGACGCGGCTGGCGCCCGAACCCGAGGCGTTCGGCCTGCTGGCCCTGATGGAACTGACGGCCGCGCGCTTCCCCGCGAGGCTCGATACCTCCGGCCGGCCGGTCCTCCTGGAGGACCAGGACCGACGGCTGTGGGACCAGGCGGCGATCCGGCGCGGCCGCGCCGCGCTGGCGAAGGCCGTGGCTGCCGGGCGCGGGCTCGGAGCCTACGGGCTGCAGGCCTCCATCGCCGAATGCCACGCGCTGGCCCCCTCGGTCGCGGAGACGGACTGGCAGCGGATCGTCATCCTCTACGAGGCGCTGGGGCGACTGGCGCCGTCGTCGGTGGTGGATCTGAACCGCGCCGTGGCGGTGGCCATGGCGTCGGGCCCGGCCGCCGGGCTGGAACTGGTCGACGCAATCGCAGCACGGGGCGAACTTGCCGGCTCGCACCTGCTGCCCGCGGTCAGGGGCGAGCTGCTGACCAGGCTCGGCCGGCGCTCGGAGGCGCAGTCCGCCCTGCAGCAGGCCGTCGCGCTGTGCACGAACGCGGCCGAACGTGCAGCGCTGGAACGAAAGATCGACGAACTGGCCCGCCAGTAG
- a CDS encoding YciI family protein, producing the protein MAKYMLIMRGTDESYAKLEKADFNEILETMGKFNDELIRAGVLLAAEGLDDPKEGVVVDFTGETPVVTDGPYGETKELFGGYYILDVASKQEAIEWAKRAPLTAGTKTEIRRVPSIDEFPQDNEWIQRERAWREQTGQV; encoded by the coding sequence ATGGCAAAGTACATGTTGATCATGCGGGGCACCGACGAGTCGTACGCCAAGCTCGAGAAGGCCGACTTCAACGAAATCCTTGAGACCATGGGCAAATTCAATGACGAATTGATCCGCGCCGGTGTCCTGCTGGCAGCAGAGGGCCTCGACGACCCGAAGGAGGGCGTCGTGGTGGACTTCACCGGCGAAACCCCTGTGGTCACCGACGGGCCCTACGGCGAAACCAAGGAGCTGTTCGGCGGCTACTACATCCTGGACGTCGCATCGAAGCAGGAAGCCATCGAGTGGGCCAAACGGGCTCCCCTCACGGCGGGCACCAAGACCGAGATCCGCAGGGTGCCCTCGATCGACGAGTTCCCGCAGGACAATGAATGGATCCAGAGGGAACGCGCCTGGCGCGAGCAGACCGGCCAGGTCTGA
- a CDS encoding MurR/RpiR family transcriptional regulator: MNTSAANPEASAGGSGAGNETHAWLGDAIPDVPLSKAQSRVVDVIGRNPQLSSYADIAEIAKRADVNNSTVVRAAQHLGYRGWPDLQRELRSRYLVMISTEETLTEHGEHRSPLHDAINHDIENLRLTLDSTTADDAEAAIAAMAAAKSITVLGIGSFAGPASVMAHLGSTMGYPITLENRGGVHLASSTNTLGEGDVLVVINMWRSVRQIIVTAEAAKQAGATVIAISDMRRGRLAAAADHLLVVASEGISFFQSVTAANSLVYGLLAGMEAAHPERSRAAIRRTQQLWKDLDIYLD; this comes from the coding sequence TTGAATACCAGCGCGGCCAATCCAGAAGCCTCCGCGGGCGGCAGTGGCGCCGGGAACGAAACCCACGCCTGGCTCGGCGACGCGATTCCGGACGTTCCGCTGTCCAAGGCCCAGAGCCGGGTGGTCGATGTCATCGGCCGCAATCCGCAGCTCTCCTCCTACGCCGACATCGCCGAGATCGCCAAGCGCGCCGACGTCAATAACTCCACCGTGGTCCGCGCGGCCCAGCACCTGGGCTACCGGGGCTGGCCGGATCTCCAGCGAGAGTTGCGCTCCCGCTACCTTGTGATGATTTCCACCGAAGAAACCCTGACCGAACACGGCGAGCACCGCAGCCCGCTCCATGACGCCATCAACCACGACATCGAGAACCTGCGCCTGACGCTGGACTCCACCACGGCCGACGACGCCGAAGCCGCCATAGCGGCCATGGCCGCCGCCAAGTCCATCACCGTCCTCGGGATCGGCTCCTTCGCCGGCCCCGCCAGCGTCATGGCCCACCTCGGCTCGACCATGGGCTACCCCATCACCCTGGAGAACCGCGGCGGCGTCCACCTCGCCTCCAGCACCAACACCCTGGGCGAGGGGGACGTCCTGGTCGTCATCAACATGTGGCGCTCCGTCCGGCAGATCATTGTCACCGCCGAAGCCGCCAAGCAGGCGGGCGCCACGGTCATTGCCATCAGCGACATGCGCCGCGGCCGCCTGGCCGCTGCGGCCGACCACCTCCTGGTGGTGGCCTCGGAAGGAATCTCCTTCTTCCAGTCCGTCACCGCCGCGAATTCCTTGGTCTATGGTCTGCTCGCGGGCATGGAGGCGGCGCATCCCGAACGCAGCCGCGCCGCCATCCGCCGCACCCAGCAGCTGTGGAAAGACCTGGACATCTACCTCGACTGA
- a CDS encoding NAD(P)-dependent oxidoreductase, with protein sequence MNTSTDRRIAVIGLGAMGGAMAATLHKAGWTVTGFDPSEAARAAAADAGISTTANLADVAGTPYAVLSLPAASIVETTVPQLLAAPGTVAIVDTTTSEPATSQQMASLAEAQGAAFVDAPVSGGRDGAATGSLSAFVGATDAALSAAEPVLLALTGGKYSHIGGPGSGNVVKLLNNVLAAANLVSVGEALGVAQAYGIDPAKAAASISEASGGSKVSANMYPSWVLTGTHDSGFSLGLMARDAALAVDVAAQIGETPALLAAVADQWQDALAVLGPRADFTEIARTVAPAITPAGAPDAAGTTNSATNAAATGSTAVV encoded by the coding sequence ATGAACACCAGCACCGACCGCCGCATCGCCGTCATTGGCCTCGGCGCCATGGGTGGAGCCATGGCCGCCACGCTGCACAAGGCCGGCTGGACCGTTACCGGTTTCGACCCCTCCGAGGCCGCGCGTGCCGCCGCGGCCGACGCGGGCATTTCCACCACCGCCAACCTTGCCGATGTCGCCGGGACGCCCTACGCGGTCCTCTCCTTGCCCGCAGCCAGCATCGTGGAAACCACGGTGCCCCAGCTTCTGGCGGCGCCCGGGACCGTGGCGATCGTTGACACCACCACCTCCGAACCGGCGACCAGCCAGCAGATGGCTTCCCTCGCCGAAGCACAGGGGGCAGCGTTCGTGGATGCGCCGGTCTCCGGCGGCCGCGACGGGGCAGCGACCGGGTCCCTGAGCGCGTTCGTCGGGGCAACCGATGCGGCACTTTCCGCCGCCGAGCCCGTCCTGCTCGCCCTGACCGGCGGCAAGTACAGCCACATCGGCGGCCCCGGCAGCGGCAACGTGGTCAAGCTCCTCAACAACGTCCTGGCGGCGGCCAACCTGGTCTCCGTGGGCGAGGCACTGGGCGTCGCCCAGGCCTACGGCATCGATCCCGCCAAGGCGGCAGCCAGCATCAGCGAAGCCTCCGGCGGCAGCAAAGTCTCCGCGAACATGTACCCGAGCTGGGTGCTCACCGGGACCCACGATTCCGGTTTCTCCCTGGGCCTCATGGCCCGGGACGCCGCCCTCGCCGTGGACGTCGCCGCCCAAATCGGCGAAACCCCGGCCCTGCTGGCGGCCGTGGCGGACCAGTGGCAGGACGCCCTGGCCGTCCTCGGGCCGCGGGCGGACTTCACCGAAATTGCCAGGACCGTTGCCCCGGCCATCACGCCCGCCGGCGCACCCGACGCTGCAGGCACCACAAACAGCGCTACCAACGCCGCCGCAACCGGCTCCACCGCCGTCGTCTAA
- a CDS encoding aldehyde dehydrogenase family protein: MSITTAPTSSSAATARAVLDAAFPAGLGAFLDGRTVAGSGESITLTAAATGEPFASYADPGAEGANAILESSTAGAAAWASMNGFERAAILRTVSRVVAAHAEELAILESATTGKPIRDARAEAAKVAEMFGYYAGWADKLTGQTIPVPGPWHTYTERVPWGVVVAITPWNAPLFTAGWNSAAPLAAGNAVIIKPSEFTPASSIRLAQLAREAGLPAGVFNVAAGLGQTMGAALTTDRRVGKISFIGSVPTGRRVAVAAAQAGIPALLELGGKSANIVFADADLDRAADGAISAIFSGAGQSCVAGSRLLVERGVHARFVELVAEKAALLRVGDPLSADTEVGPIITAQQFATVTSLIEAGLNDGGRRLTGATLPDALSGSGLAGGHWVMPTLLDGVTPQNRLETTEVFGPVVGADAFDTEAEAIARANNTNFGLAGAVWTSDVSRAHHIARQVKAGTFWINSYKTIHVAVPFGGFGDSGHGRSSGPGVLDEYTQTKAIWVPTRAAGSPFPSLSY; this comes from the coding sequence TTGAGCATCACCACAGCACCCACTTCCTCCTCGGCCGCCACCGCCCGGGCGGTCCTGGACGCGGCCTTCCCGGCCGGCCTCGGCGCCTTCCTTGACGGCAGGACCGTTGCCGGCAGCGGCGAGTCCATCACGCTCACCGCGGCGGCCACCGGGGAACCTTTTGCCAGCTACGCCGACCCCGGAGCCGAGGGCGCCAACGCCATCCTGGAGAGCTCGACGGCGGGTGCGGCAGCCTGGGCCAGCATGAACGGCTTCGAACGGGCCGCCATCCTGCGCACCGTCAGCCGCGTGGTCGCAGCACACGCGGAGGAACTGGCTATCCTCGAGTCCGCCACCACGGGAAAACCCATCCGCGACGCCCGCGCCGAAGCCGCTAAAGTCGCCGAGATGTTCGGCTACTACGCCGGCTGGGCGGACAAGCTGACGGGGCAGACCATTCCCGTTCCCGGGCCGTGGCACACGTACACCGAACGCGTCCCCTGGGGCGTCGTCGTCGCCATCACCCCGTGGAACGCTCCCCTGTTCACGGCCGGCTGGAACTCCGCCGCGCCGCTGGCCGCCGGCAACGCCGTGATCATCAAACCCAGCGAATTCACCCCGGCCTCCTCCATCCGGCTCGCGCAACTGGCCCGCGAGGCGGGACTTCCGGCCGGCGTGTTCAACGTCGCCGCGGGACTGGGGCAGACCATGGGGGCCGCCCTCACCACCGACCGGCGCGTCGGCAAGATCAGCTTCATCGGCTCCGTGCCCACCGGCCGCCGCGTCGCCGTCGCGGCCGCGCAGGCCGGGATTCCCGCCCTATTGGAACTGGGCGGCAAGAGCGCGAACATCGTGTTCGCCGACGCCGACCTCGACCGCGCCGCCGACGGCGCCATCTCGGCGATCTTCTCCGGCGCGGGCCAATCCTGCGTCGCCGGATCACGGCTCCTGGTGGAGCGCGGCGTGCACGCACGGTTCGTTGAGCTGGTGGCCGAGAAGGCCGCGCTGCTGAGGGTCGGCGACCCGCTCAGCGCGGACACCGAAGTGGGCCCGATCATCACAGCCCAGCAGTTCGCCACCGTCACCTCCCTCATCGAGGCAGGACTGAACGACGGCGGACGCCGGCTTACCGGCGCCACACTTCCGGATGCCCTCTCCGGGTCCGGCCTGGCCGGCGGGCACTGGGTCATGCCGACCCTCCTGGACGGGGTCACGCCGCAAAACCGCCTCGAAACCACGGAGGTGTTCGGTCCCGTGGTGGGCGCGGACGCATTCGACACGGAAGCAGAAGCCATCGCCCGCGCCAACAACACCAACTTCGGCCTCGCCGGAGCCGTGTGGACCTCCGATGTCTCCCGCGCGCACCACATCGCCCGCCAGGTCAAGGCCGGCACGTTCTGGATCAACTCCTACAAAACCATCCACGTGGCGGTTCCGTTCGGCGGTTTCGGCGATTCCGGCCACGGCCGTTCCTCCGGCCCCGGCGTCCTGGACGAATACACCCAGACCAAAGCCATCTGGGTGCCCACCCGCGCGGCAGGCTCGCCCTTCCCGTCGCTGTCCTACTAA
- a CDS encoding amidohydrolase, giving the protein MELTDITAALAALRAALADGVDDWKPRVLALARDIHAAKEVSFEEVRSAEAAAALLDAGGFEVERGSGGLPTAFTASAGSGDLMVALCVEYDALPGIGHACGHNLIAGASVAAALALRPYVDQLGITLKAIGTPAEEHGGGKALLLERGAFDGVGLALMVHPVQDGLTYNPTGTSAQAVGRYKATFTGKAAHAAAAPHQGVNAADAAVLSQVAVGLLRQQIPGDHRVAMYVAEAGHVTNIIPERAVVQFECRAFTLPEYEALLERVRRCFEGAALATGTTLAIEATEPLYEPLLQDNALAAHWTEAMEAFGKDTSPAAGLSGGSTDMGNVSQVIPSLHPWLSIPGADAPIHSHAFAALADSPEAYGVMFEAATALAWTVATAASTPTERARFTKAAYRRRTFTQEGTS; this is encoded by the coding sequence ATGGAACTGACAGACATAACCGCCGCACTGGCGGCCCTTCGCGCCGCCCTCGCGGACGGCGTCGACGACTGGAAACCCCGGGTCCTGGCCCTGGCGCGGGACATCCACGCCGCCAAGGAGGTCTCCTTCGAGGAGGTCCGCTCGGCCGAAGCGGCAGCGGCCCTGCTGGACGCCGGCGGCTTCGAGGTTGAACGCGGCAGCGGCGGCCTGCCCACGGCCTTCACCGCGAGCGCCGGCAGCGGTGACCTGATGGTGGCCCTGTGCGTGGAGTACGATGCGCTCCCGGGCATCGGGCACGCGTGCGGGCACAACCTGATCGCCGGCGCCTCCGTCGCCGCGGCCCTTGCCCTGCGGCCCTACGTGGACCAGTTGGGCATCACGCTGAAGGCGATCGGAACGCCCGCCGAGGAGCACGGCGGCGGCAAGGCGCTCCTGCTGGAGCGGGGAGCGTTCGACGGCGTCGGCCTGGCCCTGATGGTCCATCCCGTCCAGGACGGCCTGACCTACAACCCGACGGGCACCAGCGCCCAGGCCGTGGGCCGGTACAAGGCGACGTTCACCGGTAAGGCCGCGCACGCTGCAGCAGCCCCGCATCAGGGTGTGAACGCCGCGGACGCGGCAGTGCTGAGCCAGGTGGCCGTCGGGCTGCTGCGCCAGCAGATCCCCGGCGACCACCGCGTCGCGATGTACGTCGCCGAGGCCGGACACGTCACCAACATCATTCCGGAACGGGCCGTGGTCCAGTTTGAGTGCCGGGCCTTCACCCTTCCGGAATACGAGGCCCTGCTGGAACGCGTCCGCCGCTGCTTCGAAGGAGCAGCCCTCGCCACGGGCACCACCCTAGCCATCGAGGCAACGGAACCCCTCTACGAACCCCTGCTCCAGGACAACGCCCTGGCAGCGCACTGGACCGAGGCTATGGAGGCGTTCGGCAAGGACACCTCGCCGGCGGCCGGCCTCAGCGGCGGGTCGACGGACATGGGCAACGTCTCCCAGGTCATCCCGTCCCTGCATCCCTGGCTGAGCATTCCCGGTGCGGACGCGCCCATCCACTCCCATGCGTTCGCCGCACTTGCAGACTCTCCGGAGGCGTACGGGGTGATGTTCGAGGCGGCCACCGCGCTGGCTTGGACCGTCGCCACCGCAGCCTCAACCCCCACCGAACGAGCACGCTTCACCAAAGCGGCATACCGCCGTCGTACTTTCACCCAGGAAGGCACATCATGA
- a CDS encoding DUF3100 domain-containing protein — MSTSTTTARIDKAGARLTLPVAALAFVIAVAVQLIGQAKIDLGIGAIVIFPMVWGLILGLLVSIQKFKPLGLDLQRIAAALVGVAVLLLVARLAFNIGPSLPSLIKAGPALLLQEVGHLLGTIALALPLAVLLKMGKATVGATFSLDREPSFAMVSEKYGPDSDQYRGVLAMYVFGTLFGAVFITLLTSLVANWKIFDPLALAMGAGVGSGSMMAASSASIIAAYPGDQEAILGMAAVSNLITTILGVYVGIYIALPLADRFYKVLTRKQTRDTAAVAAGATAERGRADIERDEAQAEENRRFREQVAESSAPIRLPLWLSLSVLTVLGIGTASVAAKGFSLAIVGGYAIMLALVLVSIALAKVTKKISAIVYITTIGAYISSPWFFGAEALTAVIKSVDFLSIATVMLTLAGLSLGKDIPLLKTIGWKIIPVGLVAITASFLLSTVIAEFALGLWH, encoded by the coding sequence ATGAGTACCAGCACCACAACCGCGCGGATAGACAAAGCTGGCGCCCGGCTCACGCTTCCGGTCGCCGCCCTGGCCTTCGTCATTGCCGTAGCCGTCCAACTGATCGGCCAGGCCAAGATTGACCTCGGGATCGGCGCAATCGTCATCTTCCCCATGGTCTGGGGCCTCATCCTTGGCCTGTTGGTTTCCATCCAGAAGTTCAAGCCGCTCGGCCTGGACCTGCAGCGGATCGCGGCCGCCCTGGTGGGCGTGGCCGTGCTGCTCCTGGTGGCACGGCTGGCGTTCAACATCGGCCCCAGCCTCCCCAGCCTGATCAAGGCGGGACCCGCCCTGCTGCTGCAGGAAGTGGGCCACCTGCTGGGCACCATCGCACTGGCGCTGCCCCTGGCCGTCCTGCTCAAGATGGGCAAGGCAACGGTGGGGGCCACGTTCTCCCTGGACCGCGAACCGTCCTTCGCCATGGTCTCCGAAAAGTATGGTCCCGATTCGGACCAGTACCGGGGGGTGCTGGCCATGTATGTTTTCGGAACCCTCTTTGGCGCCGTGTTCATCACGCTGCTCACCTCGCTGGTGGCCAACTGGAAGATCTTTGATCCCCTGGCCCTGGCCATGGGCGCCGGCGTGGGATCCGGCTCCATGATGGCGGCGTCCTCGGCCAGCATCATCGCTGCCTACCCCGGCGACCAGGAAGCCATCCTCGGGATGGCGGCAGTGTCCAACCTGATCACCACCATCCTCGGCGTCTACGTCGGAATCTACATCGCCCTACCGCTGGCGGACCGTTTCTACAAGGTCCTCACCCGCAAGCAGACCCGCGACACCGCAGCCGTCGCCGCAGGGGCCACTGCAGAGCGCGGCCGGGCCGACATTGAGCGGGACGAGGCCCAGGCCGAAGAAAACCGTCGGTTCCGTGAGCAGGTCGCCGAATCCTCGGCACCCATCCGGCTCCCGCTGTGGCTGTCCCTGTCGGTCCTCACGGTCCTGGGCATCGGCACCGCTTCGGTGGCAGCCAAGGGGTTCAGCCTGGCGATCGTCGGCGGGTACGCAATCATGCTCGCCCTGGTCCTGGTCAGCATCGCCCTGGCGAAGGTCACCAAGAAAATTTCGGCGATCGTCTACATCACCACCATCGGCGCCTACATCTCGAGCCCGTGGTTCTTCGGCGCGGAAGCCCTCACAGCCGTCATCAAGTCGGTCGACTTCCTGTCCATCGCCACTGTCATGCTGACGCTCGCCGGCCTGTCCCTGGGCAAGGACATCCCCCTGCTGAAAACCATCGGCTGGAAGATCATTCCGGTGGGCCTGGTCGCCATCACCGCATCCTTCCTGCTCTCCACCGTGATCGCCGAGTTCGCCCTGGGGCTCTGGCACTAG
- a CDS encoding MarR family transcriptional regulator, giving the protein MSRTTSLEAQEASEFLRVAGHPVRWQLLGELARSDRQVRELTALVGQRQSLTSYHLGRLRAAGLVTMRRSSADGRDTYCSLNLAGYRERLAESGAALHPGLRLVPAGLPGPAGALDRPPGQPAAQSPVRVLFLCTGNSARSQMAEAILRHVGGSRIEAASAGSHPKDLHPHAVRVMAERGMDISGARSKHLGEFAEQRFDYVISLCDRVREVCPDFPGAPAMVHWSIPDPAAAAAKAPGAAGAADNDSYPAFVRTADELASRIQFLLYAIEHSPMSSERS; this is encoded by the coding sequence GTGAGCCGTACCACATCCCTAGAGGCTCAGGAGGCCTCGGAATTCCTTCGCGTGGCCGGACACCCCGTGCGGTGGCAGCTGCTGGGCGAGCTGGCGCGCAGCGACCGGCAGGTGCGCGAGCTGACGGCGCTGGTGGGCCAGCGGCAGAGCCTGACATCCTACCATCTGGGCCGTCTGCGCGCAGCCGGGCTGGTGACCATGCGGCGCAGCTCGGCCGACGGACGGGACACCTACTGCAGCCTCAACCTGGCAGGCTACCGCGAACGGCTTGCCGAATCCGGCGCGGCGCTACACCCCGGCCTGCGGCTGGTCCCCGCTGGTCTGCCGGGGCCGGCCGGCGCTCTTGACCGACCGCCGGGTCAGCCTGCCGCGCAGTCGCCCGTTCGGGTTTTGTTCCTCTGCACGGGCAACAGCGCCCGCTCCCAGATGGCCGAAGCGATCCTGCGGCACGTGGGCGGTTCCCGGATCGAAGCCGCGAGCGCCGGCAGCCACCCCAAGGACCTGCACCCTCACGCCGTGCGCGTGATGGCTGAGCGCGGCATGGACATCAGCGGCGCCCGTTCCAAGCATCTGGGTGAGTTCGCCGAGCAGCGGTTCGACTACGTGATCAGCCTGTGCGACCGGGTGCGGGAAGTGTGCCCGGACTTCCCGGGGGCACCCGCGATGGTGCACTGGAGCATCCCGGATCCGGCTGCCGCGGCAGCCAAAGCCCCCGGAGCCGCCGGAGCCGCCGATAACGACAGTTACCCGGCGTTCGTCCGCACGGCAGACGAACTGGCCTCGCGGATCCAGTTCCTGCTTTACGCCATCGAGCATTCCCCAATGAGTTCGGAAAGGAGCTAG